In Nicotiana tabacum cultivar K326 chromosome 17, ASM71507v2, whole genome shotgun sequence, one DNA window encodes the following:
- the LOC142171784 gene encoding zinc finger BED domain-containing protein RICESLEEPER 2-like, producing the protein MAENIQSDKMMGESGASNSNAISQSETTDSNITKKRKKRSIVWDHFTEIITSEGSTKAKCDYCFIEYCFKTKDGTSTLLSHMFKCPKRPAIVDKKQSNLGFQSVPGGSQGDIVVVTWKFDQEECRKALCRMVIVDELPFSFVEKEGFRDFMKVAQPYFRIPSHSTVTRDCFDLFNEEKQKLKRSFIETKQRGINKIFTVTVDNASSNDVTVKELSKQLTKMETNLMNGNHLHVRCMAHIMNLVVQDGLKESSVSIERVRHAVRYVRQSPARLKRFQECFDDEQLNCKKTLCLDVPTRWNSTYLMLRRAVEFESVFSHYASSEIGLRHYLEHSYIEVGIPTGELLSSDWENVKRITKFLEIFYLLTLKISGSRYVTSNIYFLEICAVAVYLKQLIANEDTVLSEMAKKMKEKFNKYWGDPGKMNKIIFISCILDPRYKLESVGYALVKMFGEDPGTTIQAEVKKYMTSLFCEYVKSSSKGVVLASSSDCSSLDTSTSGLSGNQVSTQNTGLLESLMQDIKKYKSGSGGVDTKIELDKYFGEETEDDSKEFDVLLWWKLNSARFPVLAEMARDVLAVPVSSVASECAFSTGGRLLDSFRSSLTPKLVQALVCLQDWLRNEKLKQHVSVEEDIDKIEQLEQDLANDGKDPSVIDV; encoded by the exons ATGGCTGAAAATATACAAAGTGATAAGATGATGGGTGAAAGTGGGGCTTCTAATTCAAATGCAATAAGCCAATCTGAAACAACAGactcaaatataaccaaaaaaaggaaaaaaaggtctATTGTGTGGGATCATTTTACAGAAATTATTACTTCTGAAGGGAGTACAAAAGCAAAATGTGACTATTGCTTTATTGAGTATTGTTTTAAGACCAAAGACGGTACGTCGACACTTCTTTCTCATATGTTTAAATGTCCTAAACGCCCTGCTATTGTTGATAAAAAACAATCAAATTTAGGTTTTCAATCTGTTCCGGGAGGTAGTCAGGGTGACATAGTTGTTGTTacttggaaatttgatcaagaagAGTGTAGGAAGGCGTTATGTCGTATGGTAATAGTTGATGAGCTTCCTTTCAGCTTTGTTGAGAAAGAAGGTTTTAGAGACTTTATGAAAGTTGCGCAACCTTATTTTCGGATCCCTTCCCATAGTACTGTAACTAGGGATTGTTTTGATCTTTTTAATGAAGAAAAGCAAAAGTTGAAGAGGTCTTTTATAGAAACGAAACAAAGA GGGATAAATAAGATCTTCACTGTCACAGTTGATAATGCAAGCTCCAATGATGTGACAGTAAAAGAATTGTCTAAGCAATTAACAAAAATGGAAACTAATTTGATGAACGGTAATCACCTTCACGTGAGATGTATGGCTCACATCATGAATCTTGTGGTCCAGGATGGTTTAAAAGAATCTTCAGTGTCTATTGAACGTGTTAGGCATGCAGTGAGATATGTTAGGCAGTCTCCTGCGAGGTTGAAGAGGTTTCAAGAATGTTTTGATGATGAACAACTCAATTGTAAAAAAACTTTGTGCTTGGATGTTCCAactaggtggaattccacctacttGATGTTGCGTAGGGCTGTTGAATTTGAAAGTGTATTTTCACACTATGCATCTAGTGAAATTGGCCTAAGACATTATCTTGAGCATTCTTATATTGAAGTTGGAATTCCTACAGGTGAACTTTTGAGTAGTGATTGGGAGAATGTAAAAAGAATTACAAAGTTTCTTGAAATCTTCTATCTTCTTACTTTGAAAATATCTGGATCACGTTATGTTACATCgaatatttattttcttgaaatttgtGCGGTTGCTGTTTATTTGAAGCAATTGATAGCAAATGAAGATACAGTTTTAAGTGAAATGGCAAAGAAGATGAAGGAAAAGTTTAATAAGTATTGGGGTGATCCAGGGaaaatgaacaagataatttTCATCTCATGTATTTTGGATCCACGTTACAAGCTCGAATCAGTTGGTTATGCACTTGTAAAGATGTTTGGTGAAGATCCGGGGACAACTATACAAGCAGAAGTGAAGAAGTACATGACTTCATTATTTTGTGAGTATGTAAAGTCCAGCTCAAAAGGTGTCGTGCTTGCTTCATCTTCAGATTGTTCTTCATTGGACACTTCTACTTCCGGGCTTTCTGGCAATCAAGTAAGCACCCAAAATACAGGACTTTTAGAATCACTAAtgcaagatataaaaaaatataaaagtgggagTGGAGGTGTGGATACTAAAATAGAGTTAGATAAATATTTTGGTGAAGAAACTGAGGATGACTCTAAAGAATTTGATGTTCTTCTCTGGTGGAAATTGAACTCAGCTAGATTTCCTGTTCTTGCGGAGATGGCTCGTGATGTATTAGCGGTTCCGGTTTCAAGCGTGGCATCCGAATGTGCGTTTAGTACGGGAGGACGtcttcttgattcatttaggagttcattaacTCCTAAATTAGTGCAAGCTCTAGTGTGTCTTCAAGATTGGCTTcgaaatgaaaaattaaaacaacATGTTAGTGTTGAGGAAGATATTGATAAAATCGAGCAGCTTGAACAAG ATTTAGCTAACGATGGAAAAGACCCTTCCGTAATTGACGTGTAG